In Streptomyces sp. NBC_01551, one DNA window encodes the following:
- a CDS encoding DUF2530 domain-containing protein: MAKWTAKHEAPEPLEGPIVATVTGGTIIWFALFLVQLPFYGWFADRDLLWWVWCCAAGGFLGLIGIWYVRGREAALKRHADALAAPGTEPGPGGPDAAGPAQA, from the coding sequence ATGGCGAAATGGACTGCGAAGCACGAGGCGCCGGAGCCCCTTGAGGGTCCGATCGTCGCGACCGTCACCGGCGGCACGATCATCTGGTTCGCCCTCTTCCTCGTCCAGCTCCCCTTCTATGGGTGGTTCGCCGACCGGGACCTGCTGTGGTGGGTCTGGTGCTGCGCGGCCGGCGGCTTCCTCGGCCTGATCGGCATCTGGTACGTCCGCGGCCGCGAGGCCGCCCTCAAGCGCCACGCGGATGCGCTGGCCGCGCCGGGGACGGAACCCGGGCCCGGCGGCCCCGACGCCGCAGGCCCGGCTCAGGCCTGA